The nucleotide window GATCATGATGGGGGGGCCGCACAGCACGCACACGGCGTTTTCGGCGCTGGGGGCCACGTCCTTGCACACCGCGGGCACGAAGCCCTCGCGTCCCTTCCAGGTCTCGTCGCCCTTGTCCACGGTGACGTGGAGGTCCACGTCGCTGCGCTTTCCCCAGGCCTCGAGCTCGTCCTTGTAGAGGAGCAGCCCGGGGTTTCGCGCCCCGTAGACCACGGTGATCTTGCCGAAGCGGCCCCGGTGCTCGGGGACGATCATGTAGTTCAGGAGCGAGCGAAGGGTCGTGAAGGCGAACCCGCCCCCCACGATCACGACGTTCTTGCCTTCGAGGAAGGCGATGGGCCAGGCGTTGCCCAGGGGTCCCCGGATGCCCATCCGCTGGCCCTCCTCCATCTCGTGGAGGGCCGTGGTGACCACCCCGGCCTTCTGGACCGTGAACTCCACGTATCCCTTCTGGGTGGGGGACGAGGCGATGCCGATGGGCGACTCGCCCTTGCCGAAGATCGAGAGCTCGCCGAACTGGCCCGGGGTGTAGGCGAACCGCGCCTCGTCCTCCGGGTTCACGAAGGCGAACCGGAAGGTCTTGATGTCCTTGGTGTCGACCTCGGTGATGATCTTGGCGATCTCCACGGGGATCGGCAGGTACGGATTGTCCCTCTCAGCGCATACGCAGGCCATGTGCTTCCTCTAAGAACCTATTGGACGGGATAACGGGATTC belongs to Thermodesulfobacteriota bacterium and includes:
- a CDS encoding FAD/NAD(P)-binding protein, giving the protein MACVCAERDNPYLPIPVEIAKIITEVDTKDIKTFRFAFVNPEDEARFAYTPGQFGELSIFGKGESPIGIASSPTQKGYVEFTVQKAGVVTTALHEMEEGQRMGIRGPLGNAWPIAFLEGKNVVIVGGGFAFTTLRSLLNYMIVPEHRGRFGKITVVYGARNPGLLLYKDELEAWGKRSDVDLHVTVDKGDETWKGREGFVPAVCKDVAPSAENAVCVLCGPPIMIRFTLPVFFELGFSKENIITSLEMRMKCGIGKCGRCNVGNKYVCKDGPVFSFAELDKLTPEY